Proteins encoded by one window of Synechococcus sp. MVIR-18-1:
- the holA gene encoding DNA polymerase III subunit delta → MPIHLLWGDDSAARDRAVATLIEEAIDPNWSSINLSRLDGNEAGQAQQALEEARTPPFGAGMRVVLLQRSPFCNACPSELADRFEAALELIPDSTQLVLTNPAKPDGRLRTTKALQKRVKQGLASEQKFQLPAIWDGAGQRQLVERTAADLNLSMEAEAVSALVDAIGNDSARLSMELQKLALHAESHGHERISAEAVHTLTEGQATNALAVGDALLEGDAGGAIGLLDALIDAGEPALRIVATLTGQIRGWLWVLLLEQQGERDVAVIAKAAGIGNPKRIYVMRKQLQGRSSQRCLSLLGRLLNVEAALKRGAQPGDAFRDGLLG, encoded by the coding sequence ATGCCAATCCATCTGCTCTGGGGAGACGACAGTGCTGCCCGCGACCGAGCCGTCGCAACCCTGATTGAGGAGGCGATTGATCCCAACTGGAGCAGCATCAATCTCAGCCGCCTCGATGGCAATGAAGCCGGCCAAGCCCAACAGGCCTTAGAGGAAGCACGCACCCCTCCCTTTGGGGCAGGGATGCGGGTGGTGTTGCTGCAACGCTCCCCCTTTTGCAATGCCTGCCCAAGCGAACTGGCCGATCGCTTTGAAGCGGCGCTCGAGCTCATCCCCGACAGCACCCAGCTAGTGCTCACAAACCCAGCCAAGCCAGACGGACGCTTACGCACCACAAAAGCTCTACAAAAACGGGTGAAGCAAGGGCTCGCCAGCGAACAGAAGTTCCAACTTCCGGCGATCTGGGATGGAGCCGGCCAACGCCAACTGGTGGAGCGGACAGCTGCGGATCTCAACCTGAGCATGGAAGCGGAGGCCGTCTCCGCCCTTGTGGATGCCATCGGCAACGACAGTGCACGCCTCAGCATGGAATTGCAAAAGCTGGCGCTCCACGCCGAAAGCCATGGACATGAGCGCATCAGCGCTGAAGCCGTGCACACCCTGACTGAAGGCCAAGCCACCAACGCCTTGGCTGTGGGAGATGCCTTGCTGGAAGGCGATGCTGGCGGCGCCATTGGTCTTCTCGATGCCCTGATCGATGCGGGTGAACCCGCCCTACGCATCGTTGCCACCCTCACCGGACAAATCCGTGGCTGGCTGTGGGTGCTGCTGCTTGAACAGCAAGGAGAACGCGATGTGGCCGTGATTGCCAAAGCGGCCGGCATCGGTAATCCCAAACGGATCTATGTGATGCGCAAGCAATTGCAAGGCCGCAGCTCGCAGCGCTGCCTCAGCTTGTTGGGCCGATTACTGAACGTGGAAGCAGCCCTCAAACGCGGAGCACAACCTGGTGATGCTTTTCGCGATGGACTACTCGGCTAA
- a CDS encoding aspartate kinase yields the protein MALLVQKFGGTSVGSVERLQAVARRIADCKEEGNDLVIVVSAMGHTTDELTAKAKAISAAPPQREMDMLLSTGEQVSIALLSMALHELGVPAVSMTGAQVGIVTESAHGRARILDVRTDRLRARLAEGQVVVVAGFQGTSLSRGGTAEITTLGRGGSDTSAVALAAALGADACEIYTDVPGVLTTDPRKVANAQLMPQVSCDEMLELASLGAAVLHPRAVEIARNYGVNMVVRSSWSDAPGTTLTSRNARPIGRDGLELGRPVDGVELLEDQAVLALSHVPDQPGVAARLFESLSAGGVNVDLIIQATHEGSSNDITFTVAEADLDQARSICTTLVDSLGGNLSSDGGMSKLSIRGAGIMGRPGIAAGLFDTLSREGINLRLIATSEVKVSCVVDASMGGKALQAAQQAFELSTQQQHINPPASGEGEPEVRGVALDRDQAQMSVRHVPDRPGMAGALCSALADAGISLDAIVQSERQHRDGSRDISFIVKREDRAASDQALAPLLAQWPGAVLEDGPAIARVSAIGAGMPATAGTAGRMFRFLAEAGVNIELIATSEIRTSCVVAESDGIKALEAVHAGFQLGGSECHQAQGTESPLEA from the coding sequence ATGGCCCTGCTGGTGCAGAAGTTCGGCGGCACGTCCGTCGGCAGCGTGGAACGCCTGCAGGCCGTCGCCAGGCGCATCGCCGACTGCAAAGAAGAGGGCAATGATCTGGTGATTGTGGTGTCGGCGATGGGTCACACCACAGACGAGCTCACCGCCAAAGCCAAAGCGATCAGCGCCGCACCGCCGCAGCGGGAGATGGACATGCTGCTCTCCACCGGCGAACAGGTCTCGATCGCCCTGCTCTCGATGGCCCTGCATGAACTAGGCGTGCCAGCTGTTTCGATGACCGGAGCCCAAGTGGGGATCGTGACCGAATCCGCCCATGGCCGGGCCCGCATCCTCGATGTGCGCACCGACCGGCTACGCGCCCGGCTGGCAGAAGGGCAAGTGGTGGTGGTGGCTGGCTTCCAAGGCACCAGCCTCAGCCGCGGCGGAACCGCCGAAATCACCACCCTCGGCCGCGGAGGTTCTGACACATCAGCCGTTGCCTTAGCCGCAGCTCTAGGTGCGGATGCCTGCGAGATTTATACCGATGTGCCAGGGGTGCTCACCACCGATCCGCGCAAGGTGGCTAACGCCCAACTGATGCCGCAAGTGAGCTGCGATGAAATGCTCGAACTCGCCAGCCTGGGCGCCGCGGTCCTCCACCCCCGTGCCGTTGAGATCGCCCGCAACTACGGCGTGAACATGGTGGTGCGCTCCAGCTGGAGCGATGCACCAGGCACCACACTCACCAGTCGCAATGCCAGACCGATCGGCCGCGATGGCTTAGAACTTGGCCGTCCTGTGGATGGTGTGGAACTCCTCGAAGATCAAGCCGTGCTGGCCCTCTCCCACGTGCCTGATCAGCCAGGGGTTGCTGCCCGCTTGTTCGAAAGCCTGTCTGCAGGAGGCGTGAACGTGGATCTGATCATTCAGGCCACCCATGAGGGCAGCAGCAACGACATCACCTTCACCGTGGCGGAAGCAGATCTCGACCAGGCGCGCAGCATCTGCACCACGCTGGTGGACAGCCTTGGCGGCAACCTCAGCTCAGACGGCGGCATGAGCAAGCTGAGCATCAGGGGCGCTGGGATCATGGGCCGCCCTGGCATCGCCGCTGGCTTGTTCGACACGCTCTCGAGAGAGGGAATCAACCTGCGTTTAATCGCCACCAGTGAAGTGAAGGTGAGCTGCGTGGTGGACGCCTCCATGGGAGGCAAGGCTTTGCAAGCCGCGCAACAGGCCTTTGAGCTGAGCACACAGCAGCAACACATCAACCCTCCGGCCAGCGGAGAAGGTGAACCGGAGGTGAGAGGCGTCGCCCTCGATCGCGATCAAGCGCAAATGAGCGTTCGTCATGTGCCCGACCGACCGGGGATGGCAGGGGCCCTCTGCTCAGCACTCGCGGACGCCGGCATCAGCCTTGATGCGATCGTTCAATCCGAACGGCAGCACCGCGATGGCAGCCGTGACATCAGCTTCATCGTGAAACGCGAGGACCGAGCAGCCTCGGATCAAGCCCTCGCGCCGCTCCTTGCCCAATGGCCTGGGGCCGTTCTTGAAGATGGGCCTGCCATTGCCCGCGTCAGCGCGATCGGCGCTGGGATGCCTGCCACCGCAGGAACGGCAGGGCGCATGTTCCGCTTCCTCGCTGAAGCTGGTGTGAACATCGAATTGATTGCCACCAGCGAAATCCGGACCAGCTGCGTGGTGGCCGAATCCGATGGCATCAAGGCCTTAGAGGCCGTTCATGCTGGCTTCCAACTCGGTGGATCTGAATGCCATCAAGCGCAGGGCACAGAGTCACCGCTTGAGGCTTAA
- a CDS encoding precorrin-8X methylmutase gives MIPLNRDHPIFTESIRRIRALLGDTGLDPLSQDVLERLVHSSGDPSLAVLLQFSPGACDAGLQALKAGALILTDTAMAAAAVRPMAARTSGNEVRCLLDWAPAQSPQGSTRSAAAMVRAWPELIEAAEVASQPMPLVLIGSAPTALEQLMDQLDAGAPAPSLIVGMPVGFVGVPESKRRLAQTTLDQIRLDGTRGGAGLVAAAVNALLRQVAS, from the coding sequence TTGATTCCTCTGAACCGCGATCATCCGATCTTTACCGAAAGCATTCGCCGCATTCGGGCCCTGCTGGGAGACACCGGTTTGGACCCCCTGTCACAAGACGTGCTGGAACGGCTGGTGCACAGCAGCGGGGATCCCTCTTTGGCGGTCCTGCTGCAGTTCAGCCCTGGTGCCTGTGATGCCGGACTTCAGGCCCTCAAGGCGGGAGCTCTGATTCTCACGGATACAGCGATGGCGGCAGCGGCGGTGCGGCCGATGGCGGCGCGCACCTCTGGGAATGAGGTGCGCTGCCTGCTCGATTGGGCCCCGGCTCAGTCGCCGCAAGGATCCACCCGGTCGGCGGCGGCGATGGTTCGCGCCTGGCCGGAGCTGATCGAGGCCGCTGAGGTTGCAAGTCAGCCCATGCCGCTGGTGCTCATCGGTAGTGCTCCAACGGCCTTGGAGCAACTCATGGATCAACTGGATGCGGGAGCACCCGCTCCAAGCCTGATTGTTGGCATGCCGGTGGGGTTTGTGGGTGTGCCGGAAAGCAAGCGTCGCTTGGCGCAAACCACCCTGGATCAGATCCGCTTGGACGGCACCCGTGGCGGGGCCGGTCTGGTGGCAGCAGCCGTGAACGCCTTGCTGCGTCAGGTGGCCAGTTGA